From Streptomyces sp. 6-11-2, one genomic window encodes:
- a CDS encoding MaoC family dehydratase, protein MAEPRIFTSPDELRAAVGERLGYTDWLEIDQKRIDLFADATGDHQWIHVDPEKAAAGPFGTTIAHGYLTLSLLPLFGPRLIAVEGVRMGVNYGTNKVRFPAPVPVGSRLRSTAVITGVDDVPGGVQVTVAFTVEREGGDKPVCVAESVVRYYF, encoded by the coding sequence ATGGCGGAGCCGAGGATCTTCACGTCCCCCGACGAACTCAGGGCGGCGGTGGGCGAGCGGCTGGGGTACACCGACTGGCTGGAGATCGACCAGAAGCGGATCGACCTGTTCGCCGACGCGACCGGCGACCACCAGTGGATCCACGTGGACCCGGAGAAGGCCGCCGCGGGCCCCTTCGGCACGACCATCGCCCACGGCTATCTGACCCTGTCGCTGCTCCCGCTCTTCGGGCCGCGGCTGATCGCGGTCGAGGGCGTGCGGATGGGCGTCAACTACGGCACCAACAAGGTCCGCTTCCCCGCCCCCGTCCCGGTCGGCTCACGGCTGCGGTCCACCGCCGTGATCACCGGCGTGGACGACGTGCCGGGCGGGGTGCAGGTGACCGTCGCCTTCACCGTGGAGCGCGAGGGCGGCGACAAGCCGGTGTGCGTGGCGGAGTCGGTGGTGCGGTACTACTTCTAG
- the soxR gene encoding redox-sensitive transcriptional activator SoxR: MPQIPEKIHELTVGQLSARSGAAVSALHFYESKGLISSRRTSGNQRRYSRDALRRVAFVRAAQRVGIPLATIREALARLPEERTPTREDWARLSEAWRSELDERIRQLNRLRDHLTDCIGCGCLSLDTCVLSNPDDVFGERLTGSRLMAERGSGAGRA, from the coding sequence GTGCCCCAGATCCCCGAGAAGATCCACGAGCTGACCGTCGGCCAGCTGTCGGCCCGCAGCGGCGCCGCCGTCTCGGCCCTGCACTTCTACGAGTCCAAGGGTCTGATCAGCAGCCGCCGCACATCGGGCAACCAGCGCCGCTACTCCCGCGACGCGCTGCGCCGGGTCGCCTTCGTCCGGGCGGCGCAGCGCGTGGGCATCCCGCTCGCCACGATCCGTGAGGCGCTCGCCCGGCTCCCCGAGGAGCGCACCCCCACCCGGGAGGACTGGGCCCGGCTCTCCGAGGCCTGGCGCTCCGAACTCGACGAGCGCATCAGGCAGCTCAACCGCCTGCGCGACCACCTCACCGACTGCATCGGCTGCGGCTGCCTGTCCCTGGACACCTGTGTGCTGTCCAACCCGGACGACGTCTTCGGCGAACGCCTGACGGGCTCGCGCCTGATGGCGGAGCGGGGGAGCGGCGCCGG
- a CDS encoding TetR/AcrR family transcriptional regulator, whose translation MTTAQETAGGDPQPWGEVTPDAARRLLVAAVEAFAERGYHATTTRDIARRAGMSPAALYIHYRTKEELLHRISRIGHEKALEILRTAARREGGATERLADAVSSFVRWHAGGRTTARVVQYELDSLGPDARAEILALRRQVDAEVRGIIEDGVASGEFDVPDVRGTTLAVLSLCIDVARWFNLDGPRTPEEVGALYADLVLRMVGAGGHRPERP comes from the coding sequence ATGACTACGGCGCAGGAGACGGCCGGCGGTGACCCGCAGCCGTGGGGCGAGGTCACCCCGGACGCGGCCCGGCGGCTGCTCGTGGCCGCCGTGGAGGCCTTCGCCGAACGGGGCTACCACGCGACGACGACCCGCGACATCGCGCGCCGCGCCGGGATGAGCCCGGCCGCCCTCTACATCCACTACCGGACCAAGGAAGAACTGCTCCACCGCATCAGCCGGATCGGCCACGAGAAGGCGCTGGAGATCCTGCGCACCGCCGCCCGGCGCGAGGGCGGCGCGACCGAGAGGCTCGCCGACGCCGTCAGCTCCTTCGTGCGCTGGCACGCGGGCGGGCGCACCACCGCCCGGGTCGTGCAGTACGAACTGGACTCGCTCGGTCCGGACGCCCGCGCGGAGATCCTCGCACTGCGCCGCCAGGTCGACGCCGAGGTACGCGGGATCATCGAGGACGGCGTCGCCTCGGGCGAGTTCGACGTGCCGGACGTGCGCGGCACCACGCTTGCCGTGCTCTCCCTGTGCATCGACGTCGCCCGCTGGTTCAACCTCGACGGCCCCCGCACCCCCGAGGAGGTCGGCGCGCTGTACGCCGACCTCGTGCTGCGGATGGTCGGGGCCGGCGGGCACCGACCCGAGAGGCCCTAG